Sequence from the Sulfuracidifex tepidarius genome:
TGAAAAGGTTAACATCATGTTTTGACTTGATAGGAAATAATTTAGTGAAAAAACTACTGATAAGTAATGAAAAGAAAGGATAAGAAAACGGAATTAACGTAACTCGTCACATTATAGCTGGACGTCGCTTTCACAGCCTGTAGCTCAGCTCGCTTTTAGACGCTACTAGTAAGCTTATGCCGACAACCAGAGCGGCGATGGAGAAGTAAAGCCTAGCATTAAGTGAGAACCAAGTGAAAATCCCAGTGAAGACTCCAGTTACCATTATTCCGAGCGCTAGAATTGTGACCAGTATCCCCAACACCAGCAAACCCTTGGAATACACGTAACCTAAGAAGACGTCCTGCCAGCTCACTTCCTTGGTGCTGGCCACGACAGCCTTCCCTTTCATGAAAGCTATGCTCCTCTCAGAACCTATCATAGCAAACCCGTGAATTGCAGAGAAACCCAGATCTCTAGCCTCCTGCATCCCTTTCTCAATGTTACCCTGGACTATCTTAGCTATCTCTTCCGGGTTCCTCACATCCCCTTGAGTCCCCTTGACGGAACCGTTCTCCACTTGTACCTCTCCTAGTATTCCCTTCCCTTTCATACTTGAGTCACCTCTTTCATGGTCGAGGATATGACCTGGTCCCAGTTCACCTTCATGGGATCCGTTATTACTAAATAATTGTTAACGAAAACTATCCCTACGTCATCCAGTATCATAGCGAAACCGAGAAAGGATCCCATGTCCAGTTTGGGAGCTTGAGACGAGCCTATCTCCATGTTTTCCCTGAGATAGGCGAGTAACTTATCTTTGTCAACTTTGAGGTCATCCCCCCACAATTTCACCAGGGACCTTCCGTCCGTCCTATAAACGGACAGAACTCCCTTCACGTTTTCGAGCATTTTTCATCTAAATTAAATTAGATGAGAAACTTAAAAAACTTTTCTTTATTTTGAGCATTAGAAGACATTGATTTTTAATCTTATAGAGGATGTTAGCATGATCTCGTGTTAGAAGTTATAGACGTCAACGTACATCTGGGGTTAAAGCTCTTCCCTGCTGAGAGTCCTCCAGTAAGTTTCATCCTCAACCCTTCTTACAAGTTTGCATGTAAGTGTTGCGTAGATGGTTTTTACCAACAGTACCTACTTTATCCAGAAAAACCTAGGCTAGGCATATATAACCCTGCATGTAGAGTCCCTCCGGAGGTAGAGGTCTCGAGGCAGATGGAGAGGGGAATTGTAGGTTTCGTGCTCAACCCTATCAACCACGACTACAACTTGAGGGACATATCCCCTTTAGTAAGAGTCCTAGAGAAATACGACTTACCTCTCATGGTCTACACCGGGAAAGGTAAGGGAAATCCTTTGCATTTAACTGAGCATCTGTCCAGAGTCCCCCTACTGATCCTGATCCACTCGGGATATCCGGACTACGTTACTGAAGCAGAGGTACTACTTAGGGAAGAAAAAGTACTCTTTGAGACTTCCTTGGTTCCTCCTGAGGTGTCCCTTAGGTTTAGAGGTAGGAGAATGTTCGGATCATGCTATCCGTTCCACAGGATAAACTTCGAGGACAGAATATCGTCCCTCATGCTAGACGAAAAAGAGAGGAAAGGATATGCCGAAGCCCTGATTAAGGGAATCTCATGACGTTTTCCTGTGACTCTAGTGGAGAGGTCATTTGGTCTTCACTATCCTTATCCTGTAGGAAGTCCCTTCCTTGCTTATATTGCAGGTGTATCCCCTGGACTCACAGATTGAAGGAATCCCATACTCGGTAGGCTCTTCGTCACTTACTACCTCTAGCACTTCTCCTACCTTCATGCTGTTTAACCTTTTCACGACCTCTATTTGAGGTTCGGGACAAGGTTCTCCTCTCAAGTCCAGGACTTTTCCAGAATTTACTTTACTTTCATCCATAAGAAAATCTAAATACTGCACTTAATAAATTAATCAGGTTTTTAAGCTTTGAAAAATATTTAGCTGAAATAATTGTAAAAAAAGCTTAGTACTTCTCATGTATGCGGAGCCTACATGTATTTCCAGACGTTCCTCCCCTTGTAGTTGTAGACTATCGTCTTCATTGCAGTCACGTATTCTATGGTGTAACCTATCCCTTCTCTGCCTACGCCAGAGTCCTTTCTTCCTCCGAACGGGAAGTAGCCTATTCCGTGTTTGGGTGCGTCGTTAACGTAGACCGCGCCCACTTCGAGTTTTCTGATGAGTTCCCTGATCCTGTTGATGTCGTTTCCGAAGACTGAAGCGTCAAGACCGTATCTCCTTGAGTTAGCCAAGTTTAAGGCCTCGTTCGCATCGTCTACTTTCACCAGTATAGCAACTGATGCAAAGACTTCCTTGTTGAATAGGTAAAGGTCCCTTAACTTGCTCTTATTAACCTCAATTAGTGCTGGCTCTATATACGTGGGACCTAACCTCTTCCCTCCCACGAGTATGTTCGCTCCCTTCTTTTTAGCGTCGTCTATTGCGTTCTCCCATTCGTCTGCTGTCTTCTCGTCTATTATAGGTCCTGCAGTGGTCGCGCCGTCTCTAGGGTCGCCTACCTTAACCTTGCTTATCTCCTGGACTAGTTGGACCTTGAGGGTTTCATACACCTCAGGCTCAGCGAAGATCAACTTCACCGAGTCGCATCTCTGACCGGTGTAGCTGGTAATACCTGTAGCTATCCTCTGTGCGGTGAGGGGGAACGTAGCGTCCTTCAGCACTATCACTGGGTCTCCCCCTCCAAGTTCCATGAGGTATTGTCTTATCCCTCCCACCCTTATCACGTGTTCCCCTGTCTCCGTGCTACCCGTGAGGGAGATCACTTGGAACCTCTTGTCCTTAACGATCTCGTCCATGTCTCTTCCCGGTACCGTGATTATGGAGAAAGACGTCGGAGGCAACCCTGCAAGCTCAAATAGCCTCGCCAGCATGAGTAAGGGTAACGGGGTAGATGAAGGTGACTTGACTACTACAGCGTTACCTATCACGGTAGAGTAAACTATCTTGTTCACGGTGTCGAAGAGGGGATAGTTGAACGGGACTATGGCAAGTACCAGCCCTAAGGGCTCCCTGGTTACGATGGCCTCAGTTTCTAGACTCTCGCTGCTCCAGTCCCCTGGCACGAAGTCTCCGTATATTTTCTTCGCGTCCAGGTCTGCCCTTATTAACCTCTCTATAGAAGCGTCGACCTCACCGTTAGCTGCAGCCCTTATTTTCCCGTTGTTCATGATGAGCGCGTTCACGAAGTCTTCCCTGGTCTTCTCGAGGAGGTCGGCGACCCTGTGATATACCTTGAGTCTCTTCTCACCGGGTAAGTTCCTTATGTCCCATCTCCCTTTCTCGTAGTTAACGTCCAACGCTTCATTGACCTCGTTCAAGGACAGTCTTGGAACCTTAGCTATCGTAGACCAGTCTATGGGGCTTTTGACGTCAATGTATTCCTTTGAAGAGACCCACTTCCCTGCAAGAAATGTCTTAAAAAGTGGTGTTTCTCCTTGTTCAAGAATAGGCTTCAATTCGTTAGAAGTTATTTCTAGAGAGATTTTGCTACTTTTCGTTTTTTCCATATATACATTAGCATTTTTTCACTTAAATTCCTTGAGGAATTTCTCTGCTGACTCCTCGTCAGGTATTATCTCGTTGTCCCCCCTTGTAGTTACAACCAAGGTAGCAGACGCTACAGCGTGTGATA
This genomic interval carries:
- a CDS encoding amidohydrolase family protein, whose translation is MLEVIDVNVHLGLKLFPAESPPVSFILNPSYKFACKCCVDGFYQQYLLYPEKPRLGIYNPACRVPPEVEVSRQMERGIVGFVLNPINHDYNLRDISPLVRVLEKYDLPLMVYTGKGKGNPLHLTEHLSRVPLLILIHSGYPDYVTEAEVLLREEKVLFETSLVPPEVSLRFRGRRMFGSCYPFHRINFEDRISSLMLDEKERKGYAEALIKGIS
- a CDS encoding sulfurtransferase TusA family protein, coding for MDESKVNSGKVLDLRGEPCPEPQIEVVKRLNSMKVGEVLEVVSDEEPTEYGIPSICESRGYTCNISKEGTSYRIRIVKTK
- the gapN gene encoding NADP-dependent glyceraldehyde-3-phosphate dehydrogenase, whose amino-acid sequence is MEKTKSSKISLEITSNELKPILEQGETPLFKTFLAGKWVSSKEYIDVKSPIDWSTIAKVPRLSLNEVNEALDVNYEKGRWDIRNLPGEKRLKVYHRVADLLEKTREDFVNALIMNNGKIRAAANGEVDASIERLIRADLDAKKIYGDFVPGDWSSESLETEAIVTREPLGLVLAIVPFNYPLFDTVNKIVYSTVIGNAVVVKSPSSTPLPLLMLARLFELAGLPPTSFSIITVPGRDMDEIVKDKRFQVISLTGSTETGEHVIRVGGIRQYLMELGGGDPVIVLKDATFPLTAQRIATGITSYTGQRCDSVKLIFAEPEVYETLKVQLVQEISKVKVGDPRDGATTAGPIIDEKTADEWENAIDDAKKKGANILVGGKRLGPTYIEPALIEVNKSKLRDLYLFNKEVFASVAILVKVDDANEALNLANSRRYGLDASVFGNDINRIRELIRKLEVGAVYVNDAPKHGIGYFPFGGRKDSGVGREGIGYTIEYVTAMKTIVYNYKGRNVWKYM